The following proteins are encoded in a genomic region of Rhinolophus ferrumequinum isolate MPI-CBG mRhiFer1 chromosome 17, mRhiFer1_v1.p, whole genome shotgun sequence:
- the ALS2CL gene encoding ALS2 C-terminal-like protein, producing MSGPRSQAEAGTLAMCSPEEAALLRLEEVFSATLARINSRVLQPLFTDAPEASDPESRECLQLLQQLHRSSQQLWEVTEDSLRSLRERLCHPDTIGLESLLLLRGADHVLQVHVEYIESYTNCVVMQAFQKAAKRRSDYWRRQRKALRQLLWGVSSEGSVGTALVQALRQPLTHHVQQYVLLLLSLRDTMGERHPTQELVVHATTLYGNLQSFVRQALDQAVATQALWRTLSSRPRDALCTPARRLLQDSQDVPVTVTPLRAERVLLFDDVLVLLQGHNVHTFDLKLVWVDSEQDGCMFHLLTPEEEFFFGSKDPQGQVVWQWKVTQAVCQALRGKKDFPLLGAGLQPSKPPICRSMAYTFLAEGRLCQATYEGEWCQGRPHGKGTLKWPDGRNHVGNFCQGLEHGFGICLVPQASEDKFDCYKCHWREGSMCGYGICEYGTQEVYKGYFQEGLRHGFGVLESTLQAPQHCKYTGHWERGQRSGYGVEEDGDRGEHYIGMWQADQRHGPGIMVTQAGVCYQGTFQADKMVGPGVLLSEDDSLYEGTFTRDLTLMGKGKVTFPNGFILEGSFGSGTGRGLHTQGVLDTAAPLPDPCITCKRQLGLGAFPVESRWQGVYGPFWDFIRAGCPGDLQEALLGFHVQSSRELRKSQEYLCCERTQLDDSAGRMEDILEELLQHRDPEALQQCLSKALSNSLHPLGKLLRTLMLTFQATYAGIGANKHLQGLAQEEVKQHAQELWAAYRGLLQVALQRKGQALEEEEDTDTRDRQVHGLMLPLMLPSFYSELFTLYLLLHEREDSLYSQGITNLSLFPDTKLLEFLDVQKHLWPLKDLTLTTNQRHSLVRDKCFLSATECLQKVISTMDPREKLQVLERTYGEIEATVSRVLGQEHKLPMDDLLPLLLYVVSRARIQHLGAEIHLIRDMMDPIHIGGLYDFLLTALESCYEHIQKEDMHRLPSRRDSGEPW from the exons ATG TCTGGGCCCCGTTCACAGGCCGAGGCTGGCACACTGGCCATGTGCAGCCCTGAGGAGGCGGCCCTGCTCCGGCTAGAGGAGGTCTTCTCAGCCACTCTCGCCCGAATTAACAGCCGTGTCCTCCAGCCCCTGTTCACGGACG ccccagaggcCTCGGACCCCGAGAGCAGAGAATGCCTGCAGCTCCTGCAGCAGCTGCACAGGAGCTCCCAGCAGCTCTGGGAGGTGACAGAGGACAGCTTGCGTTCACTGCGGGAGAGGCTGTGCCACCCAGACACCATCGGTCTAGAATCTCTGCTGCTGCTGCGTGGTGCTGACCATGTCCTGCAGGTCCATGTGGA GTACATCGAGTCCTACACAAACTGCGTGGTGATGCAGGCCTTTCAGAAGGCGGCAAAGAGGAGGAG CGACTACTGGCGGCGCCAGCGGAAGGCGCTGCGGCAGCTCCTATGGGGCGTGAGCTCCGAGGGCTCGGTGGGCACCGCGCTGGTCCAGGCCCTCCGCCAGCCACTCACTCATCACGTGCAGCAGTATGTGCTCCTCTTGCTGAGCCTCAGGGACACCATGGGGGAG CGTCACCCCACCCAGGAGCTGGTGGTACATGCAACCACCCTCTATGGGAACCTACAGTCCTTCGTGAGGCAGGCTCTGGACCAGGCCGTGGCCACGCAGGCCCTCTGGCGCACGCTGAGCAGCCGGCCGAGG GACGCACTCTGCACTCCTGCTCGCCGACTCTTGCAGGACAGCCAGGACGTGCCCGTGACGGTGACCCCACTGCGGGCAGAGCGGGTGCTGCTCTTTGATGATGTCCTCGTCCTTCTGCAG GGCCACAATGTCCACACCTTCGACCTGAAGCTGGTGTGGGTGGATTCTGAGCAGGACGG GTGCATGTTTCACCTCCTCACACCCGAGGAAGAGTTCTTTTTTGGCTCCAAGGACCCCCAGGGCCAG GTGGTCTGGCAGTGGAAGGTGACGCAGgccgtgtgccaggccctgcgTGGGAAGAAGGACTTCCCGCTGCTGGGGGCGGGCCTGCAGCCCTCCAAGCCGCCCATCTGCCGCTCCATGGCATACACCTTCCTCGCAGAGGGCCGGCTCTGCCAGGCCACCTATGAGGGCGAGTGGTGCCAGGGCAGGCCCCATGGCAA GGGAACCCTGAAGTGGCCAGACGGGCGGAATCACGTGGGGAATTTCTGCCAGGGCCTGGAGCACGG CTTTGGCATCTGCCTGGTGCCTCAGGCCTCTGAGGACAAGTTTGACTGTTATAAGTGCCACTGGCGGGAAGGCAGCATGTGCGGCTATGGCATCTGTGA GTACGGCACCCAGGAGGTGTACAAGGGCTACTTCCAGGAGGGCCTGAGGCATGGATTTGGGGTCCTTGAGAGCACCCTGCAGGCCCCTCAGCACTGCAAGTACACGGGCCACTGGGAGCGGGGCCAGAGGAGCGGCTATGGCGTCGAGGAGGACGGTGACAG GGGGGAGCACTACATTGGCATGTGGCAGGCTGACCAGCGACATGGGCCGGGGATCATGGTCACCCAGGCAGGAGTCTGCTACCAAGGGACCTTCCAGGCAGATAAGATGGTG GGCCCAGGGGTCCTCCTCTCTGAAGATGACTCCTTGTACGAGGGCACCTTCACCAGGGACCTGACCCTCATGGGGAAG GGCAAGGTCACCTTCCCCAATGGCTTCATCCTGGAGGGCTCCTTTGGCAGTGGGACAGGGAGAGGACTGCATACTCAGGGTGTGCTGGACACAGCTGCCCCCCTGCCTGACCCATGCATCACCTGCAAGAG GCAGCTGGGCCTGGGCGCCTTCCCCGTGGAGAGCCGCTGGCAGGGTGTCTATGGCCCCTTCTGGGACTTCATACGTGCAGGCTGCCCTGGGGACCTGCAGGAGGCCCTGCTGGGCTTCCACGTGCAGAGCTCGAGGGAACTGCGCAAGTCCCAGGAGTACCTGTGCTGCGAGAG AACCCAACTGGATGACAGTGCGGGAAGAATGGAAGACATCCTGGAGGAGCTGCTGCAGCACCGGGACCCCGAAGCTCTGCAGCAGTGCCTCAGCAAG GCTCTGAGCAACTCGCTGCATCCCCTGGGAAAGCTGCTCCGGACTCTGATGCTGACCTTCCAGGCCACATACGCGGGTATTGGGGCCAACAAGCATCTGCAGGGGCTGGCCCAGGAGGAGGTGAAGCAGCATGCCCAGGAGCTCTGGGCTGCCTACAG GGGTCTGCTGCAGGTTGCCTTACAGCGCAAGGGCCAGgccctggaggaagaggaagacacagACACAAG GGACCGGCAGGTGCACGGATTGATGCTGCCCCTCATGCTGCCCAGCTTCTACTCGGAGCTCTTCACCCTCTACCTGCTTCTTCATGAGAGAGAGGACAGTCTCTACAGCCAGGGCATCACCAACCTGAGCCTGTTCCCCGACACCAAGCTGCTTGAGTTCTTGGATGTGCAGAA GCACCTGTGGCCCCTCAAGGACCTCACACTGACGACCAATCAG AGACACTCCCTGGTGAGGGACAAGTGCTTCCTGTCGGCTACTGAGTGTCTGCAGAAGGTCAT CAGCACGATGGACCCCCGGGAGAAGCTGCAGGTGCTGGAGAGGACGTATGGAGAGATTGAGGCCACTGTGTCTCGGGTGCTGGGCCAGGAGCACAAACTGCCCATGGATGacctgctgccactgctgctctACGTGGTGTCACGTGCCCG AATCCAGCACCTGGGGGCCGAGATCCACCTGATCCGCGATATGATGGACCCCATCCACATAGGGGGCCTGTATGACTTCCTCCTCACGGCCCTCGAG TCATGTTACGAGCACATCCAGAAGGAAGACATGCACCGCTTGCCCAGCCGCCGGGACTCTGGGGAGCCCTGGTAG